One window of the Aptenodytes patagonicus chromosome 17, bAptPat1.pri.cur, whole genome shotgun sequence genome contains the following:
- the TMEM120A gene encoding transmembrane protein 120A: protein MACGASAAECLREWEELQDGYQHIQDNHKLYKQKLEELTKLQDGISSSIARQKKRLKELSLSLKKCKAHMSPEQEESIQETQSLIKERQNVFFEMEAYLPKKNGLYLSLVLGNVNVTLLSKQAKFAYKDEYEKFKLYLTIILLIVSFSCRFLLNSRVTDAVFNFLLVWYYCTLTIRESILINNGSKIKGWWVFHHYISTFLSGVMLTWPDGLMYQMFRNQFLSFSMYQSFVQFLQYYYQSGCLYRLRALGERHNMDLTVEGFQSWMWRGLTFLLPFLFFGQFWQLYNAVTLFRMIQHPECKEWQVLMCGLPFFILFLGNFFTTLRVVHQKFQNKNKDTKQN, encoded by the exons ATGGCCTGCGGCGCCTCGGCCGCCGAGTGCCTGCGGGAGTGGGAGGAGCTGCAGGACGGCTACCAGCACATCCAG GATAATCACAAGCTGTACAAGCAGAAACTTGAGGAGCTAACCAAGCTCCAGGATGGGATCTCCAGCTCCATCGCACGGCAGAAGAAGCGGCTGAAGGAGCTGTCGTTGTCCCTCAAAAA ATGCAAAGCCCACATGAGTCCCGAACAGGAGGAGTCCATCCAAGAGACCCAGAGCCTAATAAAAGAGAGGCAGAACGTTTTCTTTGAGATGGAGGCCTATCTGCCAAAGAAGAATGG GTTGTACCTGAGTCTGGTGCTCGGGAACGTGAACGTCACGCTGCTCAGCAAGCAGGCCAA GTTCGCATATAAAGATGAGTATGAGAAGTTCAAGCTCTACCTCACCATCATCTTACTCATCGTGTCCTTCTCCTGTCGGTTCCTCCTCAACTCCAG GGTGACAGATGCTGTCTTTAACTTCCTCCTGGTGTGGTACTACTGCACCCTCACCATCCGGGAGAGCATCTTGATCAACAACGGATCCAA AATCAAAGGCTGGTGGGTTTTCCATCACTACATCTCCACCTTCCTCTCAGGTGTCATGCTGACGTG GCCGGACGGGCTCATGTACCAGATGTTCAGGAACCAGTTCCTCTCCTTCTCCATGTACCAGA GCTTTGTGCAGTTCCTCCAGTACTACTATCAGAGCGGGTGCTTGTACCGGCTGCGAGCGCTGGGCGAGAGGCACAACATGGATCTGACTGTGG AGGGCTTCCAGTCCTGGATGTGGAGAGGCCTCACGTTCctgcttcccttcctcttctttggGCAG ttctGGCAGCTCTACAACGCTGTCACCCTCTTCCGCATGATCCAGCACCCGGAATGCAAGGAGTGGCAG GTCCTCATGTGCGGCCTCcccttcttcatcctcttcctggGGAACTTCTTCACCACCCTCCGTGTCGTCCACCAGAAGTTTCAGAACAAGAACAAAGACACGAAGCAGAATTGA